A single region of the Salvia miltiorrhiza cultivar Shanhuang (shh) chromosome 8, IMPLAD_Smil_shh, whole genome shotgun sequence genome encodes:
- the LOC130997419 gene encoding LOW QUALITY PROTEIN: myosin-11-like (The sequence of the model RefSeq protein was modified relative to this genomic sequence to represent the inferred CDS: substituted 1 base at 1 genomic stop codon) translates to MLNSXQGTPVNIIVGSHVWTEDPAVAWIDGQVTKINGQEAVIQRSDGKEVVAKLSKLYPKDTEAPPAGVDDMTKLSYLHEPGVVANLRTRYELNEIYTYTGNILIAINPFQKLTHLYNSHMMQQYKGAPFGELSPHVFAIADVAYRAMINEGKSNSILVSGESGAGKTETTKMLMRYLAYLGGRAATEGRTVEQQVLESNPVLEAFGNAKTVRNNNSSRFGKFVEIQFDKHGRISGAAIRTYLLERSRVCQVSDPERNYHCFYLLCAAPKEEIDKYKLDHPKSYHYLNQSKCYELVGVSDANDYLETRRAMDIVGISKTEQEAIFRVVAAILHIGNIEFGKGKEVDSSIPKDDKAKFHLKTTAELLMCDPVALEDALCKRVMITPEEVIKRSLDPLSATFSRDGLAKTIYSRLFDWLVDKINNSIGQDKNSKCLIGVLDIYGFESFKHNSFEQFCINFTNEKLQQHFNQHVFKMEQEEYTKEEINWSYIEFVDNQDVLDLIEKKPGGIIALLDEACMFPKSTHETFCNKLYQTFKVHKRFIKPKLSRTDFTIGHYAGEVQYQSDHFLDKNKDYVVPEHQDLLGVSKCPFVAGLFPPIAEESSKSSKFSSIGSRFKLQLQQLMETLNATEPHYIRCVKPNNLLKPAIFENQNILQQLRCGGVLEAIRISCAGYPTRRAFFEFLNRFGLLATEALQGSYDEKLACQKILEKKGIKGFQLGKTKVFLRAGQMAELDARRTEVLSSAAKIIQQRRRTHIARKRFIAMREASIHLQSFCRGRLACKHYVGMKTEAAALKVQRNTLKFLARKAYNTLRRSVLVIQTGLRSMDAHNKFRFMRRTKAATIIQTRCRSYRASSYYKKLKRGTIVTQCRWRGRVAKRELRKLKMAARDTGALKEAKDKLEKQLEELTWRLQLEKRLRVDLEEAKNQEIAKLQSSMEEMQKKVDEMNALVVKEREAAKKAIEEAPPVIQETPVYVEDTEKIESLKGEVDNLKASLQNEQETSEELRKNYALAQESSEERLAKLEEAEKKIQQLQESLKGVEEKLNNVESENKVLRQQAVSMAPNKFLSGRSRSIMQRTDSSHGFGDVKLHVEVHSPRSPTFSEADDKPQKSLNEKQQENQEVLIRCISQHLGFSGNRPIAACIIYKCLLQWRSFEVERTSVFDRIIQTIGHAIEKIQDNNDMLSYWLSNASTLLLLLQRTLKASGAAGMAPLRRRSSSATLFGRMSMSHSFRGTPPGINLPGLPGGVESLRQVEAKYPALLFKQQLTAYVEKIYGMIRDNLKKEISPLLGLCIQAPRTSRASLVKGSSRSVANTAAQQALIAHWQGIVNSLGNFLNTLKENHVPPMLVRKVFTQIFSFINVQLFNSLLLRRECCSFSNGEFVKAGLAELDQWCSTATEKYAGSAWDELKHIRQAIGFLVVHQKPKKTLDEISHELCPVLSIQQLYRISTMYWDDKYGTHSVSSEVISNMRVLMTEDSNNAVSSSFLLDDDSSIPFSVDEISKSMEQIDISDIDPPPLMGENSGFSFLLPRIHE, encoded by the exons ATGTTGAACTCCTAACAGGGTACTCCAGTGAACATAATTGTTGGTTCCCATGTCTGGACTGAAGACCCTGCAGTGGCTTGGATTGATGGGCAGGTTACCAAAATCAATGGCCAAGAAGCTGTGATCCAGAGGAGTGATGGGAAGGAG GTTGTTGCCAAGTTATCAAAACTTTATCCTAAAGATACGGAAGCTCCTCCTGCAGGTGTTGATGACATGACGAAGCTGTCTTACCTTCATGAGCCTGGGGTGGTGGCCAATCTGAGAACTAGATATGAACTCAATGAAATTTAT ACGTACACTGGAAATATTCTGATTGCTATAAATCCTTTCCAAAAATTGACTCATCTGTATAATTCACACATGATGCAACAATACAAGGGAGCTCCTTTTGGAGAACTAAGCCCTCATGTCTTTGCAATTGCTGATGTTGCATACAg GGCCATGATAAATGAAGGGAAGAGCAACTCTATTCTGGTTAGTGGTGAAAGTGGAGCGGGTAAAACAGAGACCACAAAAATGCTTATGCGGTATCTAGCCTATTTAGGAGGCCGCGCAGCTACAGAAGGACGCACTGTTGAACAACAAGTCCTTGAA TCGAACCCTGTTCTTGAAGCATTTGGCAATGCTAAAACTGTTAGAAATAACAATTCCAG CCGTTTTGGTAAATTTGTAGAGATTCAGTTTGACAAGCATGGGAGAATTTCAGGAGCGGCTATCAGAACCTACCTTCTTGAAAGATCTCGAGTTTGCCAAGTTTCTGATCCTGAGCGTAACTATCACTGCTTTTACCTCTTATGTGCAGCACCAAAAGAG GAAATTGACAAGTACAAGCTAGATCATCCTAAATCATATCACTATCTTAACCAATCAAAATGCTATGAGCTGGTTGGCGTAAGTGATGCCAATGATTACCTTGAGACTAGACGAGCAATGGATATTGTTGGAATAAGTAAAACTGAGCAG GAAGCAATATTCAGGGTAGTTGCTGCTATTCTTCACATTGGTAATATTGAATTTGGAAAAGGAAAAGAAGTCGACTCATCAATCCCAAAAGATGACAAAGCCAAGTTCCATCTGAAAACAACTGCCGAACTTCTAAT GTGCGATCCTGTGGCATTGGAAGATGCGCTTTGTAAACGTGTGATGATCACTCCTGAAGAAGTTATCAAGAGGAGCCTTGACCCTCTTAGTGCTACATTTAGCAGGGATGGATTAGCTAAGACGATATATTCTAGACTGTTTGACTG GCTGGTGGATAAGATCAATAACTCAATTGGGCAagataaaaattcaaaatgtcTGATTGGGGTCCTTGACATATATGGTTTCGAAAGCTTTAAACACAACAG TTTTGAACAGTTCTGCATCAACTTTACGAATGAGAAGCTGCAGCAACATTTTAATCAG CACGTTTTTAAAATGGAACAAGAAGAGTACACGAAGGAGGAAATTAATTGGAGCTACATTGAGTTTGTCGACAACCAAGATGTTTTGGATCTAATTGAGAAG AAACCTGGTGGCATTATTGCTCTCCTCGATGAAGCTTG TATGTTCCCAAAATCAACTCATGAGACATTCTGTAATAAGCTCTATCAGACTTTCAAAGTTCATAAGCGCTTCATCAAGCCAAAATTATCCCGTACAGACTTTACTATCGGACATTATGCTGGGGAG GTTCAATACCAGTCCGACCATTTCCTGGACAAAAATAAAGACTATGTTGTACCTGAGCATCAAGATCTTTTAGGTGTTTCCAAATGTCCTTTTGTAGCAGGGCTTTTCCCTCCAATAGCTGAAGAGAGCTCAAAATCTTCGAAGTTTTCTTCTATTGGTTCGCGTTTTAAG TTGCAACTACAACAATTGATGGAGACTCTAAATGCTACTGAACCTCACTACATTAGATGTGTAAAGCCAAATAATCTTCTTAAACCAGCTATATTTGAAAATCAGAACATCTTACAGCAGCTACGTTGTGGT GGTGTTTTAGAGGCAATCAGGATCAGCTGTGCTGGATATCCTACTCGCCGTGCTTTCTTTGAATTCTTGAACAGATTTGGGCTTCTTGCAACTGAAGCTTTGCAAGGCAG TTATGATGAAAAATTGGCATGCCAGAAGATTTTGGAAAAGAAAGGGATAAAAGGTTTCCAG TTAGGCAAAACAAAGGTCTTCCTAAGAGCAGGTCAAATGGCTGAACTGGATGCTCGTCGAACAGAAGTTCTTAGTTCTGCAGCAAAAATTATACAACAGCGCAGACGAACGCATATTGCTCGTAAACGATTTATAGCTATGAGAGAAGCTTCCATACACCTGCAATCATTTTGCAGAG GCAGATTAGCGTGCAAACATTACGTGGGCATGAAAACAGAAGCAGCTGCATTGAAAGTTCAACGGAACACACTCAAATTCCTAGCTAGAAAAGCTTATAACACACTCCGGAGATCTGTTCTTGTTATACAAACAGGTTTACGTAGCATGGATGCCCATAACAAATTTAGATTTATGAGGCGAACTAAGGCTGCAACTATTATTCAG ACACGGTGCCGGAGTTATAGAGCTTCATCTTACTATAAAAAGCTAAAGAGGGGAACGATAGTTACGCAATGTCGATGGAGAGGAAGAGTAGCCAAAAGAGAATTACGGAAGCTTAAAATG GCTGCAAGGGATACAGGTGCACTCAAAGAGGCTAAAGATAAACTAGAAAAACAGCTAGAGGAACTCACGTGGCGTTTGCAGCTTGAAAAGCGATTGAGG GTTGACTTGGAAGAAGCAAAAAATCAAGAAATAGCAAAGTTGCAGAGCTCTATGGAAGAAATGCAGAAGAAAGTTGATGAAATGAATGCTCTGGTTGTTAAGGAACGGGAAGCTGCCAAAAAGGCAATTGAAGAGGCACCTCCTGTTATCCAGGAAACCCCAGTTTATGTTGAAGATACCGAGAAAATTGAATCTTTAAAGGGAGAAGTTGACAATTTAAAG GCTTCTTTGCAAAATGAACAGGAAACTTCTGAAGAATTGCGAAAGAACTATGCTTTGGCACAGGAATCAAGTGAGGAGAGGCTTGCAAAATTAGAGGAGGCAGAAAAGAAAATTCAACAACTGCAGGAATCTTTGAAAGG GGTGGAAGAGAAGCTGAATAATGTGGAGTCAGAGAATAAAGTTCTTCGTCAACAGGCTGTATCAATGGCGCCAAATAAGTTTCTCTCTGGACGCTCTAGATCAATCATGCAG AGGACCGATAGTAGCCATGGATTTGGGGATGTTAAGCTGCATGTG GAGGTGCACAGCCCGCGTAGTCCAACATTTTCCGAAGCTGATGACAAACCTCAGAAATCACTTAATGAGAAACAACAGGAAAATCAGGAGGTGCTCATTCGCTGTATATCTCAGCACTTGGGTTTTTCTGGAAACAGGCCGATAGCAGCTTGTATCATCTACAAGTGTCTTCTACAATGGAGATCATTTGAAGTTGAGCGGACAAGTGTGTTTGACCGTATCATCCAGACTATAGGTCACGCTATTGAG AAAATCCAGGACAACAATGATATGTTGTCTTATTGGTTATCAAATGCTTCTACCCTATTATTGCTTCTCCAGCGTACACTGAAAGCAAGTGGAGCAGCTGGAATGGCTCCTTTACGTCGTCGGTCATCCTCAGCTACTTTATTTGGCAGGATGTCAATGTCACAT AGCTTCCGAGGAACTCCACCAGGAATAAATCTTCCTGGCCTGCCTGGTGGGGTAGAATCCTTACGCCAGGTGGAAGCCAAATACCCTGCTTTGCTGTTCAAGCAGCAACTTACAGCATATGTTGAGAAAATCTATGGAATGATACGAGATAATCTAAAGAAGGAGATATCTCCATTGCTTGGTTTGTGTATTCAG GCACCAAGAACTTCTAGAGCAAGCTTAGTCAAGGGATCGTCGCGTTCAGTTGCAAACACAGCAGCTCAGCAAGCTTTGATTGCTCACTGGCAGGGAATAGTGAACAGCCTCGGGAACTTTTTGAACACTTTGAAAGAAAATCAT GTACCACCTATGTTAGTCCGTAAGGTGTTCACACAGATATTTTCTTTTATCAACGTTCAACTATTCAACAG TCTTCTATTGAGACGAGAATGTTGCTCATTTAGTAATGGAGAATTTGTTAAAGCTGGACTGGCTGAATTAGATCAGTGGTGTAGCACAGCAACTGAAAAG TATGCAGGTTCAGCTTGGGATGAGCTCAAGCATATTAGACAGGCCATTGGATTTCTG GTTGTACACCAAAAACCGAAGAAAACATTGGATGAGATAAGTCATGAACTTTGCCCG GTACTGAGCATTCAGCAGTTGTACCGGATCAGTACGATGTACTGGGATGACAAGTATGGGACACATAGTGTGTCTTCAGAA GTTATATCCAATATGAGAGTATTGATGACGGAAGATTCAAATAACGCCGTAAGCAGTTCATTTTTGTTGGATGATGATTCCAG CATACCTTTCTCAGTGGATGAAATATCGAAGTCAATGGAACAGATAGACATATCTGACATCGATCCTCCTCCTCTAATGGGCGAAAACTCGGGCTTCAGCTTTTTGCTACCCCGCATTCATGAGTAG